The window CTTGGATTTTGGTCACAGAATCAGCGCTGTTACCTTTAATCCAAAAGGAGCATTTTTTAAATACTCAGCATAGCTTTTGCCATTCTCCCCAGCTTAGCTGGGGGTTTAGCTCTGTAATTAGGGTTGGATGCACATAAATTTGCCTTTGAACAAATCGCATCACAGTCCTCAAAGTTCCGAAATTTGACCTTGGTTACAGCTACCGATGGCAATCACGGACGGGCAGTTGCCTGGACTGCCAACAGGCTGGGCTGTCACGCAGTTATTTATCTGCCGAAAGGTTCATCAACAATACGCCTTGAAGCCATACGTCACTATGGAGCGAAAGCATCCATCATTGAGGGTAATTATGATGATGCGGTGAAATTAGCTGCAAAACAGTCCAATGAAAAAGGCTGGATTTTAATTCAGGACACATCCTGGCCGGGAAATGAGAAAATCCCCATTAATATTATGCAGGGCTATATTACTTTGCTCACAGAAGCGTTTGATCAATTGGATGAAAGATGGCCTTCCCATATTTTTGTGCAGGCCGGAGTTGGATCCCTTGCCGCAGCACTTCAAGCATTTTTATGCAATTGTCATGATAAACCCAGGCCTTTTTTTACGGTGGTTGAACCGACGGAAGCACCCTGTTTTTATAAATCCATGGACATAGGTAACGGAAAACCGCATATTGTTCATGGAGATCTGGACACAATCATGGCGGGCCTGGCATGTGGTGAACCGAGTAAAATTGCCTGGGACATCCTAAGTCAAAATGCAGATGCATTTATCGCCTGCTCGGATCATGTCGCCATAAAAGGCATGCGTATACTCGGCAACCCGCTTCAAGGAGATGAGCGTGTCGTATCCGGTGAGTCCGGAGCCGTAACCACCGGTCTTGTTTATGAAATCATGAGCAATTCCAGGTGGAATAAATTGACTGAGCAACTTGGATTGGGAGAGGATTCCAGGGTATTGTTAATTTCCACTGAAGGTGATACAGATCCTGAATATTATCGTAAAGTTGTATGGTAATCACTCTGTTGGATTATTTATGAGTTTATCAGTCGCTTATCCTAAACCGGAATAGAGACCAAACACATGTCATCGAAGAAGGCAAAAACAGAGATTAGCAGGGTGGATCAGGTGGTTGCCGCTGCCCGACGCGATCAGGAACGTTTGGAAAAGACCTATCGTGAGAAAGCACTTAAGATGTTCCCCTGGATCTGTGCACGGTGTGGGAGGGAATTCACCTGGAAGAAACTTCGGGAGCTCACGGTTCATCACAAAGATCACAATCACAACTACAATCCCCCTGACGGAAGCAACTGGGAACTGCTGTGCATCTACTGTCATGACAATGAACACTCGCGACATCTGGATGAACAATGTCATGGTATGTCGACACCGGAGGACGATCAAAAACTGTCTTCCACCCACCGGCCGTTCGCTGGTCTGGATGCCCTGCTAAAAGGCAAAAACAACAGCTGATCAGTCCGGGGTAAGGTAGGTTATAAATTTATGATCAATCGTATCATTGCCGCCAGTTTACTTGTATTCATAGCATTAAGTTCAGTTTTATTTTATGTAATGGCCGTTTTACTATGGCTTTGTACGGTCTGGTTTGACCGACGTCTGGTTGCCCTGCACTTTTTTACATCGTTCTGGGCATCTGTATATTTATGGGTAATGCCAGCCTGGTCGGTTTCGGCCAAAGGTCGAAAAAAAGTTAAAAAGGGGAAAACATATATGGTGGTATCCAACCATCAGTCCCAGCTTGATATCCTGATCGCCTTCAGATTGTTTTTTCCTTTTAAATGGGTTTCTAAGGCCGAAGTGTTCAAGCTTCCCCTTATCGGATGGAACATGGTTCTTAACCGATATATTAAATTGAAACGGGGTAATAAGGAGAGCGTTGAGCAAATGATGATTGACTGTGAGAAAAACCTTTCAAATGGGAGCTCGGTCTATTTTTTCCCTGAAGGAACCCGGTCATATAACGGAATAGTAAAAGAATTCAAGACAGGGGCCTTTATCCTGGCTCACAAAATGAAAATACCTATTTTGCCAATTGTAATCAATGGGTCTAAAAATGCGCTTCCCAAGCACAGCCTGAACTTTCATGGCAAGCATCGTATCAGGATCGAAGTTTTGGATGAGCTACCCTATGAATCTTTTGCGCAACTATCGGTGGAAAAAACCGCACGGAAAGTCAGAAAAATAATTACTCAGCATGTTTATGAGCACAGAGAAGCGCCTCTGTCCGCATAATAATAAAAGGACCACCCATGCCCATATATGAATTTTATTGCAAAAATTGTAACACCATATTTAACTTTTTCTCTAAAACCATCAATACCCATAAAAGGCCGAAATGTCCTAAATGTAAAACTGCCACGCTTTCAAGGCAGATGTCGGCTTTTGCCTTCACCGGGAAAGCGACTGAGGACAGCGATATGGAAGACCTGCCTTTTGACGAAAGTAAAATGGAACAAGCAATGAATATGCTTGCCGGTGAAGCTGATAAAATCAATGAAGATGATCCCGGACAGGCTGCAAATCTTATGCGGAAACTTACCGATATGACGGGAATGCAACTCGGACCTGGAATGGAAGAGGCGCTCAGCCGAATGGAAAAAGGCGAGGACTCTGAAAAAATCGAAGCGGAAATGGGCGATATCTTGGAAGGGGAAGAACCCTTCTTGTTTCCAGGTAAAACAGGTTCTGGGAAAAAGAAAAAACATCTCAAACCACTTGTAGATGAGACGCTTTATGACCTGTAACCGAACAGGGAAGATTATCGATTAACGGATGGAAACCTTTGAAAAAAGAACTTTTACAAAAAATAG is drawn from Thermodesulfobacteriota bacterium and contains these coding sequences:
- a CDS encoding diaminopropionate ammonia-lyase, which encodes MDAHKFAFEQIASQSSKFRNLTLVTATDGNHGRAVAWTANRLGCHAVIYLPKGSSTIRLEAIRHYGAKASIIEGNYDDAVKLAAKQSNEKGWILIQDTSWPGNEKIPINIMQGYITLLTEAFDQLDERWPSHIFVQAGVGSLAAALQAFLCNCHDKPRPFFTVVEPTEAPCFYKSMDIGNGKPHIVHGDLDTIMAGLACGEPSKIAWDILSQNADAFIACSDHVAIKGMRILGNPLQGDERVVSGESGAVTTGLVYEIMSNSRWNKLTEQLGLGEDSRVLLISTEGDTDPEYYRKVVW
- a CDS encoding YajD family HNH nuclease; the encoded protein is MSSKKAKTEISRVDQVVAAARRDQERLEKTYREKALKMFPWICARCGREFTWKKLRELTVHHKDHNHNYNPPDGSNWELLCIYCHDNEHSRHLDEQCHGMSTPEDDQKLSSTHRPFAGLDALLKGKNNS
- a CDS encoding lysophospholipid acyltransferase family protein, whose translation is MINRIIAASLLVFIALSSVLFYVMAVLLWLCTVWFDRRLVALHFFTSFWASVYLWVMPAWSVSAKGRKKVKKGKTYMVVSNHQSQLDILIAFRLFFPFKWVSKAEVFKLPLIGWNMVLNRYIKLKRGNKESVEQMMIDCEKNLSNGSSVYFFPEGTRSYNGIVKEFKTGAFILAHKMKIPILPIVINGSKNALPKHSLNFHGKHRIRIEVLDELPYESFAQLSVEKTARKVRKIITQHVYEHREAPLSA